One Longimicrobium sp. DNA segment encodes these proteins:
- a CDS encoding TonB-dependent receptor plug domain-containing protein — translation MVRSSHHALPVLALAALAAAACGPPPDPDTDPGPSMPPAASAAAPASTITAEDVKDLRVVRAEELLEGRFAGVEVLRLPTGGISVRIRGTTSVALSGEPLYVVDGIPINTEPGGALRWLNPGDVQKIEVLKDPGSTAFYGVRGANGVILITTKH, via the coding sequence ATGGTTCGTTCGTCCCACCACGCCCTGCCCGTGCTGGCCCTGGCCGCGCTGGCCGCCGCCGCGTGCGGCCCGCCGCCCGACCCGGATACCGATCCCGGACCGTCGATGCCGCCCGCCGCCTCGGCCGCGGCGCCCGCGAGCACCATCACCGCCGAAGACGTGAAGGACCTGCGCGTGGTCCGCGCCGAGGAACTGCTCGAGGGGCGCTTCGCCGGGGTGGAGGTGCTGCGGCTGCCGACCGGGGGGATCTCGGTGCGGATCCGCGGCACCACGTCGGTGGCGCTGAGCGGCGAGCCGCTGTACGTGGTCGACGGCATCCCCATCAACACGGAGCCGGGCGGCGCGCTGCGGTGGCTGAACCCGGGTGACGTGCAGAAGATCGAGGTGCTGAAGGACCCCGGCTCCACCGCCTTCTACGGCGTGCGCGGCGCCAACGGGGTGATCCTCATCACCACGAAACACTGA